TGACCGTGTGGCGGGTCAACTCCAAGGATCACTGACTCCAACCACGACAATCATCGGCGTGATCACCGATGTCGGTTCACCGCACAGAAGTGCCAGTGGTTCGGGGCCCGGCACAGTAGCTGCGGCGGACCTGCGGTCGCGGCCCGCTCGCCTCGGGGGGCGAGCGGGCCCGAGCCGTTTCCGGTCGACATAGCCGGATCAGTGGGTTCGCACGATGGCGATCCCCTCGGCTGCCAGCGAAAGCCGCACCGGCTCACCGGGTGCAGGCGCATCGGCCACCGGGGCGACCGCCTCGACGATGGCGTCCGCGCCTTTCGCAGTTCGGACAGCCGCCGAGATCGCCGGGTCCCGCGGTTCCACGAGCAGCCGGACATGATCGCGGCGGTGCACCCGCTGGATCACCGTCCCCGCCAGCTCCCCCACCGGATCGGCGGTCAACGCGGTCGAACGCAAGCCCAACAGCACCGAACCGTCCTGCGGCACTGCTGCCTCGGCCAGCCGCACCGAGCCCAACGCACAACTCGCGATCCCGTCCTGCACCTCGCCGGGCAACTGGGTGGTGCAGCCCAGGAACGCGGCCACCGTCGGCGAGGCGGGCCGCCGCCACACCTCGTCGGGACGCCCGATCTGCTCCAGCCGCCCCCGATGCATCACCGCGACCCGATCGGCCAGCGTGAACGCCTCATCGTGGTCGTGGGTCACCACCAACGCGGTGCTCCCCGTGGCCCGCAGTACCTCCGCGAGATCGATGGCCAACTGTTCCCGCAACACTCGATCCAGCGCCGACAACGGTTCGTCGAGCAACAGCAGTCGCGGCCTCGGTGCCAAGGCCCTGGCCAAGGCCACCCGTTGCGCCTCACCGCCGGACAGGCTGGTCACCGACCGGTTGCCATAGCCCCGCAGCCCGACCAATTCGAGTAGTTCGGTCACCCGTTCAACCCGCGCCGCCCGGTCGATCCCGGCCATCCGCAGTCCGAAGGCGACATTGCCCGCCACATCGCGATGCGGGAAGAGTTGGCCGTCCTGGAAGACCAGACCGAAGCCCCGTCGATGCACGGCTACGGCCGCCAGATCCTGTTCGTCCCAGCACACCGCGCCCGAAGCGGGCTGTTCCAAGCCTGCCACCGCCCGCAACAGGGTGGACTTCCCGCAGCCGGAGGGGCCGAGCAGCGCCACGACCTCGCCGTCGGCCACCGTCAGGTCCACCTCGGACACCGCGATCGTCGAGCCGTAGTGCACGGACAGCCCGCGCAAGCCCAAGGTCATCAGAACTCTCCCATGGTGTCCGAGCCGCCGGAAACGCGAATCCGCTCCACGAGCACCACGGCGGCGGCGGTGACCAGCATCAACATGGTGCAGGCCGCATAGGCGGTCAGGGTGTTGAGCTCACCCGGCCGGGAGATGAGCCGCGCCACCGCGACGGGCAGCGTCATCGTCTCGGCCCGAACCAGGAAGCTGGTGGCGCCGAATTCGCCCAGGGCCACCACGAATCCGAAGGCGGCGGAGGTGATCAGCGATCGAGCCGCCACCGGCAGGTCGACCTCCCGCCAGACCCGCCACGGGGACGCGCCCAGCGAGGCGGCGGCCTGGCGCAGCCGGTCGTCGACGGCCCGCATGACCGGCAGCAGGATGCGGATCACCAGTGGCGTGATCACCAAGGCCTGCACGAAGGGCACCAACACCGGTGAGCCGCGCAGCTCATCCGGCAGAGCGCCCAGGGTGACCAGGTAGCCGAAGCCCACGGTCACCGCCGACACCCCGAGCGGCAACATCAGCACGCCGTCGAGCAGCTGGGCGATGCCCCGACGTCGCGTGCGGGCCAGCACGATCGCGGCGAGCACACCGAAGATCATCGCCAGCACGGTGGCATCGGTGGCGGCCCGCAGCGAGTTCGACGCCGCGTCCCAGGCAGAGACGGCCAGCGTCCCGTTCTCGGGTTCGCCGGTCAGCGCGCGATAACCGGCGAGCCCGAAGCCCTGCGAGGTGGACACCGATCGGATCAGCAGGGTCCCGACTGGGATCAGCAGGCCGATCAACACGGTCAGCGCCGCACCGACCACCCACCAGTCGCCGCCCACCGGTTTGCGTGCCGAGTTGACCGCCGGGCTCAGCCGCAGGGCGGTCTCCCGTCGCCGCCGCGCCATCCCGCCCGCCGCCAACGCCGCC
This Actinoalloteichus hymeniacidonis DNA region includes the following protein-coding sequences:
- a CDS encoding ABC transporter permease gives rise to the protein MAHDRAGLISPSTRSSQRRPGRAGRIGLLVAAVVPLGFLLLFFGWPVAAIVLRGLGEGGLGETLLDVRTWRIVGFTLGQAALATLVAVVAGMPVAYVLSRLDLPGRGLIRVLVTVPFVLPTVVVGIAFRALFGDGSVLAIVLANAFFNIAVVVRTVGGLWSHLDRRAEDAARALGASRLRAFTSVTLPALRPALGSAAAVVFLFCSTSFGVVLVLGGARFRTLETEIYLRTVQLLDLSGAAALSLIQLVAVVAALAAGGMARRRRETALRLSPAVNSARKPVGGDWWVVGAALTVLIGLLIPVGTLLIRSVSTSQGFGLAGYRALTGEPENGTLAVSAWDAASNSLRAATDATVLAMIFGVLAAIVLARTRRRGIAQLLDGVLMLPLGVSAVTVGFGYLVTLGALPDELRGSPVLVPFVQALVITPLVIRILLPVMRAVDDRLRQAAASLGASPWRVWREVDLPVAARSLITSAAFGFVVALGEFGATSFLVRAETMTLPVAVARLISRPGELNTLTAYAACTMLMLVTAAAVVLVERIRVSGGSDTMGEF
- a CDS encoding ABC transporter ATP-binding protein translates to MTLGLRGLSVHYGSTIAVSEVDLTVADGEVVALLGPSGCGKSTLLRAVAGLEQPASGAVCWDEQDLAAVAVHRRGFGLVFQDGQLFPHRDVAGNVAFGLRMAGIDRAARVERVTELLELVGLRGYGNRSVTSLSGGEAQRVALARALAPRPRLLLLDEPLSALDRVLREQLAIDLAEVLRATGSTALVVTHDHDEAFTLADRVAVMHRGRLEQIGRPDEVWRRPASPTVAAFLGCTTQLPGEVQDGIASCALGSVRLAEAAVPQDGSVLLGLRSTALTADPVGELAGTVIQRVHRRDHVRLLVEPRDPAISAAVRTAKGADAIVEAVAPVADAPAPGEPVRLSLAAEGIAIVRTH